In the Emys orbicularis isolate rEmyOrb1 chromosome 3, rEmyOrb1.hap1, whole genome shotgun sequence genome, one interval contains:
- the SERTAD4 gene encoding SERTA domain-containing protein 4: MTLVLSMHRFCDPIVSGGAAEIAEYQTLWESHCGSKTSPSDPSQAQQQGDRAPCHSLAGSHYRGISNPITTSKITYFKRKYVEEEDFHPPLSSCTRKTVSVFEERAHILYMSLEKLKFIDDPEVYLRRSVLINNLMKRIHGEIVMQNNWCFSACSFGGPSSQEWFMAQDCPYRKRLRMAKEECEKFHTCCFYQECGSHYLNLPFSVNTNGENSSSSSSSSSSSSSSPISLPSCSHQVDYGIGSAPVYRRDDQILANEIFITNAKSHGNQEKAKLNDEKGDNETDRDGITLNCEPMKGDLALECKGKFYDYFETGCNDKSNINESWKKSLRKKESLPSNKMCCSKGSKI; encoded by the exons ATGACTCTGGTGCTGTCCATGCATAGATTCTGCGATCCCATTGTCTCGGGGGGAGCTGCCGAGATCGCAGAGTACCAGACCCTGTGGGAGTCGCACTGTGGCAGCAAGACTAGCCCCTCGGATCCCAGCCAGGCTCAGCAGCAGGGAGACAGGGCACCATGTCATTCTCTGGCAG GATCACATTACAGGGGAATTTCAAATCCTATAACAACATCCAAGATCACATACTTTAAAAGGAAATATGTGGAAGAAGAGGATTTTCATCCACCACTCAGCAGCTGTACGCGTAAA ACAGTTTCTGTTTTTGAGGAGCGGGCACACATTCTTTACATGTCTTTGGAAAAACTGAAATTTATTGATGATCCTGAAGTCTACCTACGGAGATCCGTCCTCATAAACAATTTAATGAAGAGAATCCATGGAGAAATTGTCATGCAAAACAACTGGTGCTTCTCTGCTTGCTCTTTTGGTGGTCCCTCATCACAAGAGTGGTTTATGGCTCAAGACTGTCCTTATAGAAAACGTCTTCGGATGGCAAAAGAGGAGTGTGAAAAGTTCCATACTTGCTGCTTTTATCAAGAATGTGGCAGTCACTATTTAAATTTACCTTTCTCTGTTAATACTAATGGGGAgaattcttcttcctcttcttcctcctcctcctcttcctcctcctcccctataTCTTTGCCAAGTTGTTCCCACCAGGTGGATTATGGCATCGGCAGTGCCCCTGTTTACAGGCGTGATGACCAGATTCTTGCTAACGAAATATTCATTACTAATGCCAAGTCTCATGGTAATCAGGAAAAGGCAAAATTAAATGATGAGAAAGGAGATAACGAAACTGATCGAGATGGTATCACTCTAAACTGTGAACCTATGAAAGGCGACCTTGCTCTTGAATGTAAAGGCAAATTTTATGATTATTTTGAGACTGGATGTAATGACAAGAGCAACATAAATGAATCTTGGAAAAAGTCCTTAAGGAAAAAGGAATCTTTACCAAGTAATAAAATGTGCTGCAGCAAAGGAAGTAAAATATGA